In a single window of the Fusarium falciforme chromosome 3, complete sequence genome:
- a CDS encoding Fungal-trans domain-containing protein, whose translation MTPSRARHACEACRRLKRKCNKELPSCSLCIRLGKVCDYSNPSSSRATEAAGLYPLFEDPGCSFPSSFFMDAHLFTPLNTTNALTRGPTSRLRLITSEHLAIEERGALHEEYFTSMHQWLPMISEKRLLDAHLALNDACHDLLLLCMKLCIIRVDKSPPSQHPLYCLAKYLSSSAENEGLASLRLIQALVLLAVYELSHAIHPAAYLTIGRAARLVILIGWHDRDAQQLFKPADTWSLLEEQRRTWWSVFILDRVINTETSGLPFATPEPSPDELLPVNDEDWGRGKSIPSQPLYTASFSTYAPLGCFARTCQAAHMLGKVINNRDAKQRSSQEAAALLTEAQGLHQALAALKLSIEQTAGYESGESEYPLWSAIAICVSAQSHLYSSYGCPDAPGTASRARLALDTEMQGLSVEGLRVLASSTGPRLAQIPTQCPLMARCFYAAATACAWFIREDGEPEMRDALRQMVSSLTVLSTRWAIAGEYLALLEQSGTLNLIDTEPIMVDAFSQ comes from the exons ATGACACCCTCTAGGGCCCGTCATGCCTGTGAAGCATGCCG ACGTCTGAAGAGAAAGTGTAACAAGGAGCTGCCTTCGTGCTCACTC TGTATTCGCCTTGGCAAGGTCTGCGACTATTCCAATCCCAGCTCAAGCAGAGCTACAGAAGCTGCAGGTCTATACCCCTTGTTCGAAGATCCTGGCTGCTCATTCCCGTCATCCTTCTTCATGGATGCACACCTCTTTACTCCCTTGAACACCACCAACGCTTTGACAAGGGGTCCTACATCTCGCTTACGGCTAATCACCTCGGAACACCTGGCCATCGAAGAGCGAGGGGCTCTGCACGAGGAATACTTTACTTCCATGCATCAGTGGCTTCCCATGATCAGCGAGAAGCGACTACTAGACGCTCACCTTGCCTTGAATGATGCCTGTCACGATCTTCTCCTACTTTGCATGAAACTCTGCATCATTCGTGTTGACAAATCACCGCCCTCCCAGCATCCTTTGTATTGCTTGGCGAAATatctctcctcttccgccGAAAACGAAGGCCTAGCCTCTCTTCGACTCATCCAAGCacttgttcttcttgctgTCTATGAACTATCACACGCAATTCATCCGGCTGCGTATCTCACCATCGGTCGCGCAGCTAGGCTGGTCATTTTGATAGGCTGGCATGACAGAGATGCCCAACAACTGTTCAAGCCAGCCGATACATGGAGTCTACTGGAGGAGCAGCGCAGAACCTGGTGGTCCGTTTTCATACTCGATAG AGTCATCAACACAGAAACCAGCGGGTTACCGTTTGCCACGCCAGAGCCAAGCCCCGATGAACTCCTGCCAGTGAACGATGAAGACTGGGGCAGAGGAAAATCAATCCCCAGTCAACCACTGTACACGGCATCATTCAGCACCTACGCACCTCTCGGCTGCTTTGCCAGGACATGTCAAGCGGCTCACATGCTCGGCAAGGTCATCAACAATAGAGATGCCAAGCAGAGATCTTCACAAGAGGCCGCAGCTCTCCTCACCGAGGCCCAGGGCCTTCATCAAGCACTGGCCGCCCTGAAACTCTCTATCGAGCAGACTGCGGGCTATGAATCTGGCGAGTCTGAATATCCCCTGTGGAGTGCCATCGCCATCTGCGTCTCAGCTCAATCCCACCTGTACAGTTCATACGGGTGCCCAGATGCCCCAGGTACCGCGAGTCGAGCACGATTGGCCCTAGACACAGAGATGCAAGGTCTCAGCGTAGAGGGGTTGCGAGTGTTGGCCTCCTCCACAGGTCCTAGACTGGCCCAGATTCCAACTCAGTGCCCTTTGATGGCAAGATGCTTCTATGCTGCCGCGACTGCATGTGCGTGGTTCATACGCGAAGATGGTGAGCCAGAAATGCGAGACGCCTTGAGACAGATGGTGAGCAGCTTAACGGTGCTGTCGACGCGTTGGGCTATTGCAG GTGAATATCTTGCCTTGCTTGAACAGAGTGGAACCTTGAACCTTATCGACACTGAGCCTATCATGGTTGACGCTTTCTCTCAATAG
- a CDS encoding Sorting nexin-3 encodes MPDTRQQSFDEIYGPPENFLEIEVRNPRTHGMGRHMYTDYEILCRTNIPAFKLRQSSVRRRYSDFEYFRDILERESARVTIPPLPGKVFTNRFSDDVIEGRRAGLEKFLKIVVGHPLLQTGSKVLAAFVQDPNWDRNAW; translated from the exons ATGCCCGATACGCGCCAGCAGAGCTTTGACGAGATCTATGGTCCTCCCGAGAACTTTCTCGAGATTGAG GTCCGAAACCCGAGAACCCACGGCATGGGCCGCCACATGTACACCGACTACGAGATCCTCTGCCGCACAAACATCCCCGCCTTCAAGTTGCGCCAGAGCAGCGTCCGCCGCCGCTACTCCGACTTTGAGTACTTCCGCGACATCCTCGAGCGCGAGAGCGCCCGCGTCACCATCCCGCCCCTCCCCGGAAAGGTCTTTACCAACCGCTTCAGCGACGACGTCATCGAGGGCCGCCGCGCCGGTCTGGAAAAGTTCCTCAAGATCGTCGTCGGCCATCCGCTGCTGCAGACGGGGAGCAAGGTCCTGGCTGCTTTTGTTCAGG ATCCCAACTGGGACCGCAACGCCTGGTGA
- a CDS encoding Dolichyl-phosphate-mannose--protein mannosyltransferase yields MARSRGKSPRPPVKAEQPVVEKQQPAPVPQPQQQQQQPAAVASKPKKNSNGKAKKSTSYKSDGVEDNDVFLLPVSDYWIVLGLMVVATIVRVYRIYQPTSVVFDEVHFGGFATKYIKGKFFMDVHPPLAKMLIALTGWLAGFDGSFDFKEIGKDYIEPGVPYVAMRMFPAICGILLIPCMFLTLKAVGCRTMTAAMGSGLIIFENGLLTQARLILLDSPLVAATAFTVLSFTCFTNQHELGPDKAFQLSWWFWLINTGLGLGITASIKWVGLFTIAWVGALTLVQLWVLLGDTKNVSMRLWTKHFMARVFSLIVVPLTFYMAMFAIHFVALKNPGDGDGFMSSEFQATLNNKRMKDVPADVIMGSRVTIRHVNTQGGYLHSHPLMYPTGSKQQQITLYPHKDDNNIWLLENQTQPLGVDGQPINGTYAWDALPEPQYIKDGAVLRLYHRPTHRRLHSHDVRPPITEADWQNEVSAYGYEGFDGDANDFFRVEIVKKKTKGALAKTRLRTIETKFRLVHVMTGCVLFSHKVKLPDWASEQQEVTCARGGTLPNSLWYIESNAHPQLEGDVEKVNYRRPGFFGKFWELHKVMWRTNAGLTDSHAWDSRPESWPILRRGINFWGRQHTQVYLLGNPIIWWSSSVAIAIWVVFKGIAVLRWQRSCNDYASPTFKRFDYEIGTSVLGWALHYFPFYLMKRQLFLHHYFPALYFAIIALCQVFDFITARVPGIGVRESNTINRIATVSFLVLSAAVFSLYAPLAYGSPWTKAECKRVKLFKTWDFDCNTFYDSYDKYSQVPAVSSSVVPTTQATKKVDPVKQEAPVVNKQEEAVISGAPEPAVEHRVVAKEEKVEYRDQDGNLLDPEQVKALEGKVEFKTKYETKIRVVDENGQEVQEPEGGWPADIDAGVAPPHPDVEGVNSETLKGKEKVEEVVAAPEDVAASKDGEKEAEEAKAKPASENQDATVKDEL; encoded by the exons ATGGCTCGTTCCCGGGGCAAGAGTCCCAGGCCGCCGGTCAAGGCTGAACAGCCTGTCGTCGAGAAACAACAACCTGCTCCGGTaccgcagccgcagcagcagcagcagcagcctgctgCCGTGGCtagcaagcccaagaagaacagcaacggcaaggccaagaagtcgACCTCGTACAAGtcggatggtgttgaggacaacgatgtcttcctcctccccgtCTCCGACTACTGGATTGTTCTCGGCCTCATGGTCGTGGCCACCATTGTCCGTGTCTACCGGATCTACCAGCCCACTAGTGTTGTCTTTGATGAGGTCCA CTTCGGTGGCTTTGCTACCAAGTACATCAAGGGCAAGTTCTTCATGGACGTCCACCCTCCCCTGGCCAAGATGCTCATCGCCCTCACCGGCTGGCTCGCTGGCTTCGACGGAAGCTTCGATTTCAAGGAGATTGGCAAGGACTACATTGAGCCTGGCGTGCCATACGTCGCCATGCGCATGTTCCCCGCCATCTGCGGTATTCTTCTGATTCCCTGCATGTTCCTGACTCTCAAGGCTGTTGGCTGCCGTACCATGACGGCCGCCATGGGCTCCGGTCTCATTATCTTTG AGAACGGTCTTCTGACCCAGGCCCGTCTGATCCTCCTCGATTCGCCTCTTGTTGCTGCTACCGCTTTCACTGTTCTGTCCTTCACGTGCTTCACCAACCAGCACGAGCTTGGTCCTGATAAGGCCTTCCAACTCAGCTGGTGGTTCTGGCTCATCAACACTGGTCTTGGTCTGGGTATTACCGCCAGCATCAAGTGGGTTGGCTTGTTCACCATTGCTTGGGTTGGTGCCCTTACTCTGGTCCAGCTCTGGGTTCTGCTCGGTGACACCAAGAACGTGTCGATG CGTCTTTGGACCAAGCACTTCATGGCCCGTGTCTTTTCCCTGATCGTCGTTCCTCTGACCTTCTACATGGCTATGTTCGCCATCCACTTCGTCGCCCTCAAGAACcccggtgatggtgatggtttcATGAGCTCCGAGTTCCAGGCTACCCTCAACAACAAGCGAATGAAGGATGTTCCCGCCGATGTCATCATGGGCAGCCGTGTCACCATTCGTCATGTCAACACCCAGGGTGGCTACCTTCACTCTCACCCTCTCATGTACCCCACCGGcagcaagcagcagcagatcaCTCTGTACCCTCACAAGGACGACAACAACATCTGGCTCCTGGAGAACCAGACTCAGCCCCTCGGCGTCGATGGCCAGCCTATCAACGGTACCTATGCCTGGGACGCTCTTCCCGAGCCCCAGTACATCAAGGACGGTGCTGTTCTCCGACTCTACCACCGCCCTACCCACCGCCGCCTGCACTCCCACGATGTCCGTCCCCCGATCACCGAGGCCGACTGGCAGAACGAGGTCTCCGCCTACGGCTATGAGGGTTTCGATGGTGATGCCAACGATTTCTTCCGTGTCGAGattgtcaagaagaagaccaagggtGCTCTCGCCAAGACCCGCCTCCGAACCATTGAGACCAAGTTCCGTCTCGTCCATGTCATGACTGGCTGtgttctcttctctcacaaGGTTAAGCTCCCCGATTGGGCTTCCGAGCAGCAGGAGGTGACTTGCGCTCGCGGCGGTACTCTCCCCAACAGCTTGTGGTACATCGAGAGCAACGCTCACCCCCAGCTGGAGGGTGATGTTGAGAAGGTCAACTACCGACGACCTGGCTTCTTTGGCAAGTTCTGGGAGCTTCACAAGGTCATGTGGAGGACCAACGCTGGCCTCACTGACTCCCATGCCTGGGACTCTCGCCCTGAGTCTTGGCCTATCCTCCGCCGAGGTATCAACTTCTGGGGTCGTCAGCACACTCAAGTCTACCTTCTCGGAAACCCCATCATCTGGTGGTCTTCCAGCGTTGCCATTGCCATCTGGGTCGTCTTCAAGGGTATTGCCGTTCTCCGATGGCAGCGCAGCTGCAACGACTACGCCAGCCCCACCTTCAAGCGATTCGACTACGAGATTGGCACTTCGGTCCTCGGCTGGGCTCTGCATTACTTCCCCTTCTACCTGATGAAGCGTCAACTGTTCCTTCACCACTACTTCCCTGCTCTCTACTTTGCCATCATTGCCCTCTGCCAGGTCTTTGACTTCATCACTGCTCGCGTTCCCGGCATTGGTGTCCGTGAgagcaacaccatcaaccgCATCGCCACCGTTTCTTTCCTTGTCCTCTCTGCTGCTGTCTTCTCCCTGTACGCTCCTCTGGCCTATGGTAGTCCCTGGACCAAGGCTGAGTGCAAGCGCGTGAAGCTCTTCAAGACATGGGACTTTGACTGCAACACCTTCTATGATAGC TACGACAAGTACAGCCAGGTTCCCGCAGTCAGCTCCTCCGTGGTTCCCACCACGCAGGCTACTAAGAAGGTTGACCCCGTTAAGCAAGAGGCTCCTGTCGTTAAcaagcaggaggaggctgtcaTCTCTGGAGCTCCTGAGCCCGCGGTTGAGCACCGTGTggttgccaaggaggagaaggttgaGTACCGTGACCAAGACGGCAACCTCCTTGACCCTGAGCAGGTCAAGGCTCTGGAGGGCAAGGTTGAGTTCAAGACCAAGTACGAGACCAAGATCCGAGTCGTTGATGAGAACGGCCAGGAAGTTCAGGAGCCTGAGGGCGGCTGGCCTGCTGACATTGACGCCGGTGTCGCCCCTCCTCACCCTGATGTTGAGGGTGTGAACAGTGAGActctcaagggcaaggagaaggtcgaggaggtcgtGGCTGCTCCTGAAGATGTTGCCGCTAGCAAGGATGgtgagaaggaggccgaggaggccaaggccaagcctgCCAGCGAGAACCAGGACGCCACCGTCAAGGATGAGCTGTAA
- a CDS encoding NmrA domain-containing protein — MTTHNLIVVIGATGGQGGSVVDTFLNAPNWRVRGITRSSSSPKAEALKGRGVDVVQANLDDPASLVPAFEGANAIFLVSDFWAIYTELAGKPNAHPGKPLNEQAKERETQQLNNAIDVAAKLPSLSRLVISSLPHAAKLTGGKYSHIYHYESKADAEDYAKEKYPDLWSKTSVFKGGFFLSNFTDHPMSQPIKREDGSVQFVSNLNPDAKFPFIAQDEDTGPIVKALINEAPGKSVMGWREWLTLREVVATFNEVTGYKAETVQLPMGQFGFDCPPDLNPEFLENWAFANEYGLEGRNDPDIIHPKDLDSPPELGTVADWLKKQDWAKVLGS, encoded by the exons ATGACTACCCATaacctcatcgtcgtcatcggagCCAcgggaggccaaggaggctccGTCGTCGATACCTTTCTCAATGCACCCAATTGGCGAGTTCGAGGCATCACCCGCAGCTCGTCAAGCCCTAAAGCAGAAGCTCTTAAAGGGCGTGGAGTCGACGTCGTCCAAGCCAACCTAGACGATCCGGCTTCTCTCGTCCCGGCCTTTGAAGGTGCCAACGCCATCTTTCTCGTCAGCGATTTCTGGGCCATCTATACTGAGCTGGCCGGCAAACCCAACGCACACCCTGGGAAGCCGCTTAACGAGCAGGCCAAGGAACGGGAGACGCAGCAGCTCAACAATGCTATTGATGTAGCTGCTAAACTCCCTAGCTTGAGCCGCCTGGTGATTTCGTCGCTACCACATGCGGCGAAATTGACTGGCGGGAAATACAGTCACATCTACCATTATGAATCCAAGGCCGATGCTGAGGACTATGCGAAGGAGAAGTACCCGGATCTGTGGTCCAAGACTAGCGTGTTCAAGGGCGGCTTCTTTTTGAGCAATTTCACGGATCATCCAATGTCTCAGCCGATCAAG AGGGAAGATGGCAGTGTTCAATTCGTGTCAAACCTGAACCCCGACGCCAAATTCCCATTCATCGCGCAAGACGAGGACACTGGGCCCATTGTCAAGGCTCTCATTAACGAGGCACCGGGGAAGAGCGTCATGGGATGGCGGGAGTGGCTTACACTGCGTGAAGTCGTGGCTACCTTCAACGAAGTGACCGGTTATAAAGCCGAGACTGTTCAGCTTCCTATGGGTCAGTTTGGGTTTGATTGCCCGCCTGACTTGAACCCTGAGTTTCTGGAGAATTGGGCATTCGCCAATGAGTATGGGCTTGAGGGCCGTAACGATCCTGATATTATTCACCCAAAGGAT CTGGATTCGCCTCCTGAGTTGGGGACTGTTGCGGATTGGCTAAAGAAGCAGGATTGGGCCAAGGTGTTGGGATCTTGA
- a CDS encoding Sec2p domain-containing protein: protein MDSFIPMSAAAAGWGQPLATTSQASRRSLGHFRSLSSIASVPSHKPRTPSTITPDHTPVKSSSSTHLPIGSPAPIDLGDEMSTLPDPRSRGMSPADDGSISIPNHHPDLNDEVATLSTKLINAINHQTILDDSLSAARHELDTARDRIRILEAQNASQREMLAGDVWIRKHTVEAEKKVWQAKIAEERQKRLDTEKDKKKIEQELENLTAALFEEANKMVIAAKEEAKADHEVLQRKNDQLKAQLADSESLLKSQQEQLSELKHVMEHMAAERDDQTNPTAPSSPGFAKSDSLDDQRTSANEPSPSPWVPAAEPSHPTSFTHLIQPVLRTDLTSYDDFVSLARVSRNRAGSRVSSGSMGALTALSSFGLGGSTSSAHPSNASTTSLNTTGQAVGSAPQSPNTPASTISAASNASVAPLPSLKETKFYKRVLAEDIEPTLRLDMAPGLSWLARRTVINSIAEGSLVVEPVPTTGSFIALTKPQFYPCSLCGDSRKDPIYLRTHRFRTSETDSAQRHPLCKYCLNRVRSTCDFLGFLRMVKDGHWRADDENHEKAAWEESVRLREQMFWSRIGGGVIPNTQAPLSVDLEKSPRTSREESVVSDHLSVPGFQTPPMMNIDRTRNEKVNGPIQEPHTPPLQTDGARSVRSSIQSLDVKSSSGSEDTKRLSITIPSADQ from the exons ATGGACTC ATTTATTCCAATgtctgccgccgccgctggctGGGGCCAGCCTCTTGCGACAACCTCACAAGCGTCTCGACGATCATTAGGCCATTTCCGATCACTTTCCTCGATCGCTTCTGTGCCTAGTCACAAGCCTCGGACTCCTTCAACAATTACCCCCGATCACACACCCGTCAaatcttcctcttcaacacATCTACCGATCGGTTCTCCTGCACCTATCGACCTCGGCGATGAGATGAGCACCCTGCCTGATCCACGAAGCCGTGGTATGAGCCCGGCCGATGACGGTAGTATCTCGATCCCTAATCACCATCCCGACCTCAATGACGAAGTCGCCACCCTCAGCACAAAactcatcaacgccatcaacCACCAGACAATACTCGATGACTCCCTATCGGCCGCCCGCCATGAGCTTGACACTGCCCGCGACCGAATTCGCATCCTCGAAGCCCAGAATGCCTCGCAGCGTGAAATGCTGGCCGGCGACGTTTGGATACGAAAGCATACCGTTGAGGCTGAAAAGAAGGTTTGGCAGGCCAAAATAGCCGAGGAGCGCCAGAAGCGTCTCGATACggaaaaggacaagaagaagattgagCAGGAGCTCGAAAACCTTACCGCTGCCCTGTTCGAAGAGGCCAACAAGATGGTGATTgcggccaaggaggaggccaaggcggatCACGAGGTGCTGCAACGCAAGAATGACCAGTTGAAAGCTCAGTTGGCCGATTCCGAAAGTCTGCTCAAGTCACAGCAGGAGCAGCTCTCTGAGCTCAAGCACGTCATGGAGCACATGGCTGCCGAACGCGACGACCAGACCAACCCTACCGCTCCCTCTTCGCCCGGCTTTGCCAAATCCGATTCTCTTGACGATCAGCGAACATCCGCCAATGAACCCTCACCTTCGCCATGGGTTCCTGCTGCCGAGCCCTCACACCCGACAAGCTTTACCCATCTGATCCAACCTGTCCTGCGAACGGATCTGACTTCGTACGATGACTTTGTGAGCCTCGCTCGAGTCTCTCGCAACCGTGCTGGAAGTCGTGTCTCGTCGGGCTCTATGGGTGCCCTCACCGCGCTGTCCTCGTTTGGTCTCGGTGGCTCGACTTCAAGTGCTCACCCTTCCAATGCTTCTACTACGTCTCTCAACACAACGGGTCAGGCTGTTGGTAGCGCCCCCCAGTCACCGAACACTCCCGCCTCGACCATCAGTGCTGCCTCGAACGCCTCCGTTGCTCCTCTGCCTAGCTTGAAAGAGACAAAGTTCTACAAGCGGGTTTTGGCAGAAGACATTGAGCCTACACTTCGTCTTGATATGGCTCCGGGCCTGTCCTGGCTTGCTCGTCGAACTGTTATCAACTCGATTGCCGAGGGGTCACTGGTCGTGGAGCCTGTCCCAACCACTGGATCATTTATTGCTTTGACGAAGCCGCAATTCTATCCGTGCTCCCTCTGCGGTGACTCTCGAAAGGATCCTATTTACCTGCGTACCCACCGATTCCGAACGAGCGAGACCGATTCTGCTCAGAGACACCCTCTGTGCAAGTACTGCCTCAACCGCGTACGCTCTACGTGCGACTTTCTTGGATTTCTACGCATGGTCAAGGACGGTCACTGGCGAGCTGACGACGAGAACCACGAAAAGGCTGCCTGGGAGGAGAGTGTACGACTACGAGAGCAGATGTTCTGGTCTCGGATTGGAGGAGGTGTTATCCCCAACACCCAGGCGCCACTGTCGGTTGACCTGGAGAAGAGCCCGCGGACCAGCCGCGAAGAGAGTGTGGTGTCTGATCATCTCTCGGTCCCGGGCTTTCAAACCCCACCAATGATGAACATTGACCGAACGCGGAACGAAAAGGTCAACGGCCCGATTCAAGAGCCCCATACTCCGCCTTTGCAGACGGATGGAGCTAGGAGCGTACGCAGCTCCATACAGTCTCTGGATGTCAAGAGCAGCTCTGGCTCGGAAGACACGAAGCGACTGTCGATCACGATCCCATCGGCGGATCAATAA
- a CDS encoding PAN2-PAN3 deadenylation complex subunit PAN3, translated as MATSRYQPADLRRQIGSPRPKGRGSYPLDPNPTPRDSIRADPALPENKDTLCRNVLIYGHCRYEDQGCAFSHDQNKNNSNSETSKKTLNVDSPSFTPAGLGKKPTFSSQAASAPAFTPRGLGTATPVGPENDGSVFNPAAIREFTPTFDISTTTNGSAQDSGLSYDPFTMPPVNPGLSTPQFNPYAEDHGALGGHGPGYFPPQNAFTTPLEPLQHHLYFPVGPKRDDLMPYHRVPHDFFLPEKERQEIARKLEAAGQVLPNSQLPQLDNYHNLVPLDTTHRKNANIFGYPSWIYKATATKTGHIYCLRRLEGYRLTNEHAIRQVKEWRRISNGNVVSILDAFTTRAFGDSSLIFVQNYFPLSKTLVEVHLSPTPTHGNRVPAKTPIPENTLWGYISQIANALQAIHSANLAARCIDPSKIILTDKNRIRLSACSILDVVQFDARRPIQDVQQEDFIQFGRLLLCLTTNTLPIHLTNLKISMEQMSRTYSVEMRDTILWLLTPQQPPAQKGIDEFVRGIAGRITSTFDMNLQALDKVNADVMREVENGRVARLMMKLATINERYEFNGDQNWSENGERYILKLFRDYVFHQVDSNGNPVLDMGHMLRCLSKLEVGTEERICLTSRDEQTSFLVSYRELKKMLTTSFGELAKASKSGGRGF; from the exons ATGGCGACGTCGCGATACCAACCAGCCGATCTGCGACGCCAGATCGGCTCCCCAAGACCCAAGGGACGCGGTTCGTACCCTCTCGATCCCAACCCAACACCCCGCGATTCCATTCGAGCTGACCCGGCCCTACCAGAGAATAAGGATACACTATGTCGAAACGTTCTCATCTACGGTCACTGCCGATACGAGGATCAAGGTTGCGCATTCAGCCACGACCAAAACAAAAACAATTCAAACTCGGAAAC TTCCAAGAAGACGTTGAACGTTGATTCACCGTCATTTACACCTGCAGGGCTCGGCAAGAAGCCCACATTCTCGTCGCAAGCTGCAAGTGCTCCAGCTTTCACTCCACGTGGTTTAGGCA CAGCCACCCCTGTCGGGCCCGAGAACGATGGCAGTGTGTTCAATCCTGCGGCTATCCGCGAATTCACCCCAACATTCGACATTTCT ACTACGACAAACGGTTCCGCTCAAGATAGCGGACTATCCTATGACCCTTTTACAATGCCGCCAGTAAATCCAGGCCTTTCCACACCTCAGTTCAACCCCTATGCCGAAGATCACGGCGCCCTTGGTGGCCATGGACCTGGCTATTTCCCGCCGCAAAACGCCTTCACGACACCACTTGAACCCCTTCAACATCACCTCTATTTCCCTGTCGGACCGAAGCGGGATGACCTGATGCCGTATCATCGAGTGCCGCATGACTTCTTTCTTCCCGAGAAGGAGCGGCAGGAGATTGCGAGGAAGCTTGAGGCTGCCGGCCAGGTTCTCCCCAATTCACAGCTGCCACAACTAGATAACTATCACAACTTGGTTCCCTTGGACACGACACACCGCAAAAACGCCAACATCTTTGGATATCCTAGTTGGATTTACAAGGCCACGGCCACCAAGACCGGTCACATCTATTGCTTGAGGCGACTCGAAGGTTACCGCTTGACCAACGAGCACGCGATCAGACAGGTCAAGGAATGGCGCCGCATCAGCAACGGCAACGTGGTCTCGATATTAGATGCATTTACGACCCGTGCATTTGGCGACAGCTCCCTCATCTTCGTTCAGAACTACTTTCCACTTTCAAAGACCCTTGTCGAGGTCCATCTATCTCCGACTCCTACCCACGGCAACCGTGTTCCCGCAAAAACACCCATTCCCGAGAACACCCTCTGGGGCTACATATCGCAAATCGCCAACGCTCTCCAAGCAATCCACTCAGCCAACCTCGCAGCTCGATGCATCGATCCTAGCAAGATCATCCTGACCGACAAGAACCGCATCAGATTGAGCGCCTGCTCCATTCTGGATGTTGTGCAGTTTGACGCTCGCCGGCCAATCCAGGATGTACAACAAGAGGACTTTATCCAATTTGGCCGACTATTGCTATGCCTCACAACCAACACGCTACCGATTCATCTTACTAACCTGAAGATATCTATGGAGCAAATGAGCAGGACATACTCTGTTGAGATGAGAGATACCATCTTGTGGCTGCTTACACCGCAGCAGCCCCCCGCGCAAAAGGGAATTGACGAATTCGTACGCGGAATTGCCGGCCGGATAACATCCACGTTCGACATGAACCTGCAGGCTTTGGATAAGGTCAACGCAGATGTGATGCGGGAGGTAGAGAACGGCAGGGTGGCGAggctgatgatgaagctggcCACCATCAATGAGCGATACGAATTCAACGGCGACCAGAACTGGTCCGAGAACGGCGAACGATACATACTCAAGCTATTCCGGGACTACGTTTTCCACCAAGTTGACAGCAACGGCAACCCGGTCCTCGACATGGGTCACATGCTCCGTTGCCTCAGCAAGTTGGAAGTCGGGACAGAAGAGCGGATCTGTCTAACCAGCCGAGACGAACAAACGAGTTTCCTTGTCAGCTATAgggagctgaagaagatgcTAACGACTTCATTTGGCGAGCTTGCAAAGGCAAGCAAGTCAGGGGGTCGAGGATTTTAG
- a CDS encoding Sm domain-containing protein has product MSDRPSHRGGRGGQGSHPRGGRGGGRGGGGAGAGAQHDRERTKKENILDLAKYMDKQITVKFNGGREVKGTLKGYDALMNLVLDDVHEVVRDDEGNESTRSLGLVVVRGTLLVLVSPVDGSEEIANPFVQAEDE; this is encoded by the exons ATGTCCGATAGACCCTCGCACCGAGGCGGCCGGGGCGGCCAGGGATCTCACCCCCGTGGCGGGCGAGgcggaggacgaggaggaggcggcgctGGAGCGGGTGCGCAGCACGATCGCGAGAggaccaagaaggagaacatTCTCGACCTGGCCAAGTACATGGACAAGCAGATCACGGTCAAGTTCAACGGCGGACGAGAGG TCAAGGGCACCTTGAAGGGTTACGATGCTTTGATGAATCtggtccttgatgatgtACACGAAGTTGTCCGAG ACGATGAAGGCAACGAGTCCACCCGCTCCCTCggtctcgtcgtcgttcgaggcaccctcctcgtcctcgtgaGCCCCGTCGACGGCAGCGAAGAGATCGCCAACCCCTTTGTCCAAGCCGAGGATGAATGA
- a CDS encoding NTPase-I-T domain-containing protein: MATPQKIVVIASNSIPKTKAAREGFAQLLPDSYDFQGISVPSHVAEQPFSDEETLLGATNRARNAQNELPDADFWVGIEGGVEPRDGSIFNFAWIVVIGRDGKLGRARTAGYFLPEKTCELLRQGVELGHADDKIFGETNSKNKKGSVGILTDGVVDRADFYTQAVILALIPFKNASLTF; encoded by the coding sequence ATGGCTACTCCTCAGAAAATTGTGGTGATTGCTTCCAATAGCATCCCCAAAACAAAAGCAGCTCGCGAAGGCTTCGCTCAACTACTTCCTGATTCCTACGACTTTCAGGGCATTAGCGTTCCCTCTCACGTCGCCGAACAACCCTTTTCGGACGAAGAAACCCTACTTGGAGCAACAAACAGGGCAAGGAACGCCCAGAATGAACTGCCAGACGCCGACTTTTGGGTTGGAATCGAGGGAGGAGTCGAGCCTCGTGACGGCTCGATCTTCAATTTTGCGTGGATTGTCGTCATTGGAAGGGATGGAAAGCTAGGGAGGGCTAGGACCGCAGGATACTTTTTGCCAGAGAAGACGTGTGAGCTGTTGAGGCAGGGCGTGGAACTGGGACATGCAGACGACAAGATCTTTGGAGAGACAAactccaagaacaagaagggaTCGGTTGGGATTCTGACGGATGGCGTTGTTGATCGAGCGGACTTTTACACTCAAGCGGTTATCTTGGCTTTGATTCCTTTCAAGAATGCCTCACTGACATTCTAA